A stretch of DNA from Myxococcota bacterium:
TCGAGTCGCTTCCCCAGCGCCAGGATCAGCGCGGCGTAGTCGTTGTACCAATCGCGCTCGAGCTCGGCGGGGTCGATGCGGCGCTTCTTCGCCGGCTTCCCGGTGGCGCTCGAGGGGGTCAGGGTGAAGGTCTCGTCCAGGTCGGGGAGCAGGACCCGCTTCGCTGCAACGCCGCTCGCGACCAGCGCCTTCTTCAGCAGCTTCCGCTGCTCCTGCTCGCCGTGGGTCAGGAACACGCCGCCGTGTACGGGCAGACGCTCCTGCACCCACGCGACGAGTTCGTCCTGGTCCGCGTGGGCCGAGTAGTTCCCGATGCGGCGGATGCGCGCGTTCACGTCGACTTCCTTGCCGTGGATGCGCACGCTCTTCGCGCCGCCCTGCAAGATGTGCCCGAGCGTGCCAGGCGCCTGGTAGCCCACGAAGAGCACCGTCGAATCCTTGCGCCAGAGGTTGTTGCGCAGGTGGTGCTTGATGCGACCCGCGTCGCACATACCGGACGCGGACAGGATGATCGCCGGACCGTCGTGGTCCTTGATCGCCTTCGAACCGTCGACCGATTGCACGATCTCGAAGTTCGGGTGACGGAAGATCTCCTTCTCGTCGACTTCGATCTCTTCGAGGGTCGAGGCGTAGCGGACGAAGACGCCGGTGACCTTCCGCGCCAGCGGGCTGTCGAGGAAGACCGTCACCTGGGGGATCTCGCGACGACTCAGCAGCACACCGATGTCGTGGAGCAGCTCCTGACTGCGCTCGACGGCGAAGGACGGGATCACGAGGTTGCCGCCCCGCGCGATCGCGTCGCGGATCTCCTTCCGCAGCGTCTTCCGACGCTGGCGCAGGGTCGCCTCCTCGCGCTGACGACCCCCGTAGGTCGACTCGCAGAGGATGTAGTCGAAGCCCTGGGGCGCTTCCGGGTCGGCGTAGAAGGCCTTCTCGTCGGGGCCGAGATCGCCCGAGAAGAGCAGCCGCAGGGGGCGATCGCCCGACTTCCCGTTCTCGATCTCCACTTCGACGGAAGCCGACCCGAGGATGTGCCCCGCGTTCCAGAAGCGCGCCCGCACGCCGGGGCCGGGCGAGAACCAGGTCTCGTAGGCCTGGGCGTCGGTGCGGTTCAACGCCTGCTCCGCGTGCTCGGAGGTGTAGGCGGGTTCGATGAGCGGCTTCCCCTCGCGGGCGCGGCGCTTGTTCGCGCGCGCCGCGTCCGACTCCTGGATGCTCGCCGAATCGGGGAGCAGGAAGGCGAGCAGGTCCTTCGTCGGGCGCGTGGCGTAGATCGGCTGGTCGAAACCGTGGCGGACGAGCTTGGGGACGAGGCCCGCGTGATCGATGTGGGCGTGGGTGACGATCAGATAGTCGAGCTTGCCGGCGTCGAAGGGGAAGGGGCGCCAGTTCAGTTCGCGAACCGACTTGTTGCCCTGGAACAGCCCGCAATCGACGAGGAACTGTCCGCGCGAATGCTCGATGCGGTAACAGGACCCGGTGACGGTTCCGGCGGCGCCGTGAAAGGTGATCTTCGTGGCCATGCGCTCCCCCACCCGCCAGGGCAAGAGGCCCGGACTGTGCGCAGGGTATCCCCTGACGGCGCCGCGCGGGACCGGCCCGGGGGCGGATCGGCGGTGAGTGCGAGAAGGCCGACCGGATTCCGGCGCATCGAGTAGGATCGGGCGCCGGCCCCCGCAGAGGCCGGCCCGATTTAGAGAAGGAGACCCCCCATGCCCGAACCCACCCCCGACTACGTCCGCGCCGTCTACGACCGCTATCCCGAGATGGTCACCAAGGGCGACGTCGACGGGATCCTGGACCTCTACACCGACGACGCAACGATCGAAGATCCGATCGGATCCGACATCCACCGCGGACGCGACGCCATCCGCGCCTTCTACGAGGCATCGGCCGGCACCGTGACCATGAAGCGCACCGGCCCGGTCCGGGTCGCGGCGAACGAAGCGGCCACGCCGCTCGTCGTGCTGATCGGGCCCCCGGGCGACGGCCAGCAGGCGCTCGACATCATCAGCCATATGGTCTTCGACGCGAACGGCAAGGTCACCGCGATGCGCGCGTTCTGGAGCGCCGACGCCTTCCGGCCCGCGACCGACGCCGACTGATCGTCGTGCCGCCGGGGTTCACGCCCCGGCGGCGGCAGCCTCGAGCGCGCGGAGCCGCGCCTGCATCGCCGCGTGGCCGGGACGCAGCGCCAACCCCTCCGCGACCACCCGCCGCGCCTCGTCGACGCGTCCGGCTTCGACGAGCAACCGCGAGAGGTCGTCGTGCACGAACCAGTCGCGCGGCGCCCCCTGGCGCGCGGCTTCCAGCGCGTCGATGGCACCCGTGCGATCCCCCGTCGCCTCGAGTGCGACGCCCAGCAGCCGTTTCCCCGCCGCGTCCTGGGGCCAGAGTTCGAGGGCAGCGCGCGTCTCGGCCACCGCGAAACCCGCGCGACCCTGGGCGAGCGCATCCGCCGCCGCACCGAAGCGCAGCTCGGCGAGTTCCCGACGCGCCGGGGTGTAGGACGGGTCCTTCGCGAGCGCCTCTTCGAGCAGGCGCCGTGCCGCCGGCTGCCGCCCCGCCGAAGCCAGCGCGAACGCGCGCACCACGCGGGACTTCGCCTCGCGCACGCGTTCCAGGGAATCCTGTGAGTTCGGCTCCGGCCCGAAGAAATGGGCCGTCCCACCCACCCAGTCGAGCAGCGACACGCGGAGTTTCTGCAGCGCTACCAGGTTGTGCATGCCGTGGACGCCGATGTTTCGGGGCGCCGCGAACTCGAGATACAGGTTGTCGTCGGTGTTGACGATGCCTCCGCGCACGAAGCGCGCGGTCGCGTCCCCGGCGAGCGTGAGATCGGCGAGGAAGGGGAGCGGCGCGTCGCGGGCGATCGGCGCGAGTTGATCGCGCACCTGGGGCACCATCAGACGCTCGGCGAGTCGCGGCAGGTCGGCCCGGATCGGTGCGTCGCCGCCCATCAGCACCACGTCGTTGCGCGACTGCCACAGGACGACGTGCTCGAAGACCTCGGCGAAGGT
This window harbors:
- a CDS encoding MBL fold metallo-hydrolase; the encoded protein is MATKITFHGAAGTVTGSCYRIEHSRGQFLVDCGLFQGNKSVRELNWRPFPFDAGKLDYLIVTHAHIDHAGLVPKLVRHGFDQPIYATRPTKDLLAFLLPDSASIQESDAARANKRRAREGKPLIEPAYTSEHAEQALNRTDAQAYETWFSPGPGVRARFWNAGHILGSASVEVEIENGKSGDRPLRLLFSGDLGPDEKAFYADPEAPQGFDYILCESTYGGRQREEATLRQRRKTLRKEIRDAIARGGNLVIPSFAVERSQELLHDIGVLLSRREIPQVTVFLDSPLARKVTGVFVRYASTLEEIEVDEKEIFRHPNFEIVQSVDGSKAIKDHDGPAIILSASGMCDAGRIKHHLRNNLWRKDSTVLFVGYQAPGTLGHILQGGAKSVRIHGKEVDVNARIRRIGNYSAHADQDELVAWVQERLPVHGGVFLTHGEQEQRKLLKKALVASGVAAKRVLLPDLDETFTLTPSSATGKPAKKRRIDPAELERDWYNDYAALILALGKRLEGLKEPGERKKLIRKLQRALG
- a CDS encoding nuclear transport factor 2 family protein yields the protein MPEPTPDYVRAVYDRYPEMVTKGDVDGILDLYTDDATIEDPIGSDIHRGRDAIRAFYEASAGTVTMKRTGPVRVAANEAATPLVVLIGPPGDGQQALDIISHMVFDANGKVTAMRAFWSADAFRPATDAD